The following proteins come from a genomic window of Campylobacteraceae bacterium:
- the metH gene encoding methionine synthase, with the protein MLNKIQELIKNKVLIIDGAMGTQLQNAEITAQEWMWEGEDLDGCNELLNETAPHILRTIHDNYAKAGSNLITTNTFGTMPWVLDEYDIGDRAYELSRLGAALVKETCVKFSTEDQPCFVLGSVGPGTKLPSLGHIHYDVMYEGYRVVAKGLVDGGVDIFLLETCQDPLQIKAALHAMNDEASHIPVMVSVTIELTGTMLIGTDAATIAAIMEPFNILSLGFNCGTGPKQVQKHVKTLSQNSRFPISVHANAGLPQNRGGVPYYPMGPDEFTAIQKEFLDVNGVCFLGGCCGTTPEHIKALSDEVKDSKPKEVCGFQVASLASLFGTVSLKQDPMPMLIGERSNATGSKAFRELLKANDYEGTLSVGQQQVRAGAHIIDVSVGFAGRDERFDMDQVVALYSQKIPLPLMVDSTQTYALEAGLKQIGGRAIINSVNLEDGEEKFDIVCSLAKKHGAALVCLVIDEVGMAKTKEEKLRIAERIFNLCIDRHGFRAEDLVFDMLTFTIGSGDDEYRTAGVETLEAIREFQILHPTVGTTLGLSNISFGLDIKARAYLNSIYLDYCVKAGLTTAIVNVKHILPLNKISVEDKKACDNLIFNNHDDGDPLFAFIDHFSNVEDQEEESDEVYQALSPKLKVEKLLLDGDKTRLLPLVDELRHTMRPEVIVNEWLIDGMKIIGVLFGSGQMQLPFVLQSAETMKATVDALNPYLPKEEKASETVLVLGTVKGDVHDVGKNLVDIILSNNGFKVVNIGIKASLQAFLEAAKEHNADAIGMSGLLVKSTAVMRENLEELKKENISIPVLLGGAALTKTFVNDYCRTIYDGPIFYCRDAFDGVISMQRIEKGDLSNTALAADLVEDEVIVKKDEKEIIIPPYEEIELPSKQPLIVPPMWERITDNKAVKNQDLIFSWINHRVLFRQRWGYKRGKQDPKKFKAYEEDTVWPLYENLKDELITKEIFAPIAIYVYFPCISHDNKLYIFGKEHIYNNLEEAQKVPPLSEAIKVLEFPRQKRKPFRCLADFFANDRLDVVAFTLASSGLKITDYEQALYKEDKYTEYFQVHGLGVEFAEALAEVIHKQIRLDLDIVSKEGHALRDVQMKQYIGCRYSPGYAACPELEMNRDFFDLLKPEEFGIELSETFQMHPEQTTCAMVVPHPDAKYYNV; encoded by the coding sequence ATTATGCAAAAGCAGGTTCAAATTTAATTACTACCAATACTTTTGGGACTATGCCTTGGGTTTTAGATGAATACGATATAGGAGACAGAGCCTATGAACTTTCACGTTTAGGTGCAGCTCTTGTTAAAGAAACATGTGTGAAATTCTCTACTGAAGATCAGCCTTGTTTTGTACTTGGATCAGTAGGCCCTGGAACTAAACTTCCTTCTTTAGGACATATACATTACGATGTTATGTATGAAGGGTATAGAGTAGTAGCTAAAGGTTTAGTTGATGGGGGCGTAGATATATTTTTACTTGAAACCTGCCAAGACCCTTTACAAATAAAAGCGGCACTTCATGCTATGAATGATGAAGCTTCTCATATTCCTGTTATGGTTTCAGTAACCATTGAGTTAACAGGAACGATGTTAATAGGTACTGATGCTGCAACTATAGCTGCTATTATGGAACCTTTTAATATTTTATCTCTTGGTTTCAACTGTGGAACAGGGCCTAAACAAGTACAAAAACATGTAAAAACCTTATCTCAAAATTCAAGATTCCCTATTTCTGTTCATGCGAATGCTGGTTTACCACAAAACAGAGGAGGCGTACCTTATTATCCAATGGGACCTGATGAATTCACTGCAATCCAAAAAGAATTCTTAGATGTTAATGGAGTATGTTTTTTAGGTGGATGTTGTGGAACTACCCCTGAGCATATTAAAGCCTTGAGTGATGAGGTAAAAGATTCAAAACCCAAAGAAGTTTGTGGTTTTCAAGTAGCTTCTTTGGCTTCTTTATTTGGAACAGTTTCTTTAAAACAAGATCCTATGCCTATGCTTATAGGGGAGCGTTCAAATGCAACAGGTTCAAAAGCTTTTAGAGAATTATTAAAAGCCAATGATTATGAAGGAACCTTGAGTGTAGGACAGCAACAAGTACGAGCAGGAGCTCATATTATTGATGTTTCTGTTGGTTTTGCAGGCCGTGATGAACGTTTTGATATGGATCAAGTAGTTGCTTTATATTCTCAAAAAATTCCCTTGCCTTTAATGGTCGATTCTACACAAACCTATGCTCTTGAAGCAGGACTTAAACAAATAGGCGGACGTGCTATTATTAACTCTGTTAACCTAGAAGATGGGGAAGAGAAGTTTGATATTGTATGTTCTTTGGCTAAAAAACATGGAGCTGCTCTTGTTTGTTTGGTTATTGATGAAGTAGGAATGGCTAAAACAAAAGAAGAAAAACTAAGAATTGCTGAGCGAATTTTTAATTTATGTATTGACAGACATGGTTTTAGAGCGGAAGATTTGGTTTTTGATATGCTTACTTTTACCATTGGTTCAGGAGATGATGAGTACAGAACAGCAGGTGTTGAAACCCTAGAAGCTATTAGAGAGTTCCAAATATTACATCCAACTGTGGGTACCACATTAGGACTTTCTAATATCTCTTTTGGTTTGGATATTAAAGCAAGAGCGTATTTAAATTCTATTTATTTAGATTATTGTGTAAAAGCAGGGTTAACAACGGCTATTGTGAATGTTAAACATATTTTACCTCTTAATAAAATCTCAGTTGAAGATAAAAAAGCTTGTGATAATTTGATTTTTAATAACCATGATGATGGTGACCCTTTATTTGCTTTTATAGATCATTTCTCAAATGTAGAAGATCAAGAAGAAGAAAGTGATGAAGTATATCAAGCCTTAAGTCCTAAATTAAAAGTAGAAAAATTACTTTTAGATGGAGATAAAACCCGTTTACTTCCTTTAGTGGATGAATTAAGACATACAATGAGACCAGAAGTTATTGTAAATGAATGGTTAATTGATGGTATGAAAATCATTGGAGTTTTATTTGGTTCGGGGCAAATGCAATTGCCTTTTGTACTGCAAAGTGCAGAAACAATGAAAGCAACCGTAGATGCATTAAATCCATATTTACCAAAAGAAGAAAAAGCCAGTGAAACTGTCCTTGTTTTAGGAACAGTTAAAGGCGATGTTCATGATGTTGGGAAAAACCTTGTAGATATTATTTTGTCTAATAATGGATTCAAAGTGGTTAATATTGGAATTAAAGCCAGTCTTCAAGCTTTTTTAGAAGCAGCAAAAGAACATAATGCTGATGCTATAGGAATGTCTGGTTTATTGGTTAAATCAACTGCTGTTATGAGAGAGAACCTAGAAGAGTTAAAAAAAGAAAATATAAGTATTCCTGTTTTATTAGGGGGAGCTGCTTTAACCAAAACATTTGTTAATGATTATTGCCGAACCATTTATGATGGACCCATTTTTTATTGTAGAGATGCTTTTGATGGCGTTATTTCTATGCAAAGAATTGAAAAAGGGGATTTAAGTAATACTGCATTAGCAGCTGATTTAGTTGAAGATGAAGTAATCGTGAAAAAAGATGAAAAAGAAATAATCATTCCTCCTTATGAAGAAATTGAATTGCCTTCAAAACAGCCTTTAATTGTACCCCCTATGTGGGAGAGAATTACCGATAATAAAGCAGTTAAAAATCAAGATTTAATTTTCTCATGGATTAATCACCGAGTATTATTTAGACAACGATGGGGATATAAAAGAGGGAAACAAGATCCTAAAAAGTTTAAAGCCTATGAAGAGGATACGGTTTGGCCTTTATATGAAAATTTAAAAGATGAATTAATTACAAAAGAAATCTTTGCTCCCATTGCAATATATGTGTATTTCCCGTGTATTTCTCATGATAATAAACTGTATATTTTTGGAAAAGAACATATATACAATAATTTAGAAGAAGCACAAAAAGTTCCTCCTTTAAGTGAAGCTATTAAAGTATTGGAATTTCCAAGACAAAAAAGAAAACCTTTTAGATGTTTAGCCGACTTTTTTGCAAATGACAGATTAGATGTTGTGGCATTTACGCTGGCTTCTTCGGGACTTAAAATCACTGATTATGAGCAAGCCTTGTATAAAGAAGATAAATATACTGAGTATTTTCAAGTACATGGGCTGGGCGTTGAGTTTGCAGAAGCGCTGGCAGAAGTAATTCACAAACAAATACGATTGGACTTAGATATCGTATCAAAAGAAGGTCATGCCCTAAGAGATGTACAAATGAAACAATATATAGGGTGTAGATATTCTCCTGGTTACGCAGCTTGCCCAGAGCTTGAAATGAATCGTGATTTCTTTGATTTATTAAAACCAGAAGAGTTTGGTATAGAATTATCAGAAACATTCCAAATGCATCCTGAGCAAACTACTTGTGCGATGGTAGTTCCTCATCCCGATGCTAAATACTATAATGTATAA